From Calothrix sp. PCC 6303, a single genomic window includes:
- a CDS encoding HAD family hydrolase, which translates to MGFQGVILDVDGTLVLSNDAHAQAWVDAFAKYDYQINFEEVRQMIGIGGDQIIPKFAPGLSDAEGKGKEIITYRTQLIVDKFAPKVSPASGARELVEKMQNEGLHLIIASSAKAEELGVLLKAAQVDDLLNQDEATTSSDAKNSKPAPDIVEVALSKLNLQPENVVMLGDTPYDVESANKAGVEVIAFRCGGFDDSLLENAIAIYDHPADLLQNYDNSPLSKV; encoded by the coding sequence ATGGGATTTCAGGGCGTAATTTTGGATGTAGATGGGACTTTAGTTCTCAGTAACGACGCTCACGCTCAAGCTTGGGTAGATGCCTTTGCCAAGTATGATTACCAAATCAACTTTGAGGAAGTTAGGCAAATGATTGGGATAGGTGGTGATCAAATTATCCCTAAGTTTGCCCCGGGACTTTCCGACGCAGAAGGAAAGGGAAAAGAAATCATCACTTACCGAACTCAACTTATAGTAGATAAATTTGCCCCAAAGGTATCTCCTGCAAGTGGTGCGAGAGAATTGGTAGAGAAGATGCAGAATGAAGGTTTGCATCTAATTATTGCTAGTTCTGCCAAAGCTGAAGAATTGGGAGTTTTGTTAAAAGCGGCACAAGTAGATGACCTGTTGAACCAGGATGAAGCGACAACATCTAGTGATGCTAAGAATTCTAAACCAGCACCTGATATTGTGGAAGTTGCTTTGAGTAAACTGAATCTGCAACCAGAGAATGTGGTGATGTTAGGTGATACACCCTATGATGTTGAATCTGCTAACAAAGCTGGTGTTGAGGTGATTGCATTTCGCTGTGGCGGTTTCGATGATAGTTTGTTGGAGAATGCGATCGCTATTTACGATCATCCCGCAGATTTGCTCCAAAACTACGATAATTCTCCCCTCAGTAAGGTCTAA
- the tal gene encoding transaldolase codes for MASNPLLTIKDYGQSIWMDNLTRDLIQSGELKRMIENQGIRGITTNPAIFEKAIASNALYETNIKAGFDAGLSVEKIYESLIFEDIRNACDLFRPIYEESEGLDGYVSIEVPPTIANDTKITIEEAQRYYREIGRENVMIKIPGTLSGAPAVEQVISQGISVNVTLLFSISSYEEAAWAYIRGLETRVKQGKDITKISSVASFFLSRIDTKVDQMIEDRMHTIGTEGLQMAARLTAVKGKVAIANAKIAYQKYKEIIQSERWQALSQKGANVQRLLWASTSTKDPAYSDVMYVNELIGADTVNTLPPATIEACADHCDVANRLETRIEEAYTLMDSLKEPDIDINIDQVMAEVLDEGIDKFVQPFESLMESIELLQNKLVAAK; via the coding sequence ATGGCAAGCAATCCACTGTTAACTATTAAAGATTATGGTCAAAGTATCTGGATGGATAATTTGACCCGTGATTTGATTCAATCTGGTGAACTCAAACGGATGATTGAGAATCAGGGAATCCGAGGTATCACCACAAACCCGGCTATTTTTGAGAAAGCGATCGCTAGTAATGCTTTGTATGAAACTAACATCAAAGCCGGATTTGATGCGGGTTTATCTGTTGAGAAAATCTACGAATCCTTAATCTTTGAAGATATCCGTAATGCTTGCGATCTTTTCCGTCCAATTTATGAAGAGTCTGAAGGATTAGATGGCTATGTCAGCATCGAAGTTCCGCCAACTATCGCCAATGATACCAAAATCACGATAGAGGAAGCCCAGCGCTATTATCGGGAAATTGGTCGGGAAAACGTCATGATCAAAATCCCCGGTACACTTAGCGGTGCGCCAGCCGTAGAACAGGTAATTAGTCAGGGAATTAGTGTCAACGTTACCCTGTTATTCTCAATTTCCAGCTACGAAGAAGCAGCTTGGGCATATATCCGAGGTTTGGAAACAAGAGTCAAGCAGGGTAAAGATATCACTAAGATATCCTCTGTTGCCAGTTTTTTCCTCAGCCGAATTGATACTAAGGTTGACCAGATGATTGAGGACAGAATGCACACCATCGGTACAGAAGGTTTGCAGATGGCAGCACGGTTAACTGCGGTGAAAGGCAAAGTAGCGATCGCTAATGCGAAAATAGCCTACCAAAAGTACAAGGAAATTATTCAGAGCGAACGTTGGCAAGCTCTATCACAAAAAGGCGCAAATGTCCAGCGATTACTCTGGGCTTCTACCAGTACCAAAGATCCTGCCTACAGTGATGTCATGTACGTCAACGAATTAATAGGCGCGGATACTGTCAATACTCTTCCCCCTGCCACAATAGAGGCTTGCGCTGATCACTGCGATGTTGCGAATCGACTAGAGACTAGGATCGAAGAAGCATATACCTTGATGGATAGTCTGAAGGAGCCAGATATTGATATCAATATCGATCAAGTAATGGCAGAGGTTTTGGATGAAGGTATAGATAAATTTGTTCAGCCTTTTGAATCACTGATGGAATCAATAGAGCTTTTGCAAAATAAGTTAGTAGCGGCTAAATAA
- the nifJ gene encoding pyruvate:ferredoxin (flavodoxin) oxidoreductase, protein MNKKFATIDGNEAVARIAYKLSEVIAIYPITPSSAMGEWTDTWCADNRKNLWGTVPSVIEMQSEGGAAAAAHGALQAGSLTTTFTSSQGLLLMIPNLYKIAGELTSMVIHVAARSLATHALSIFGDHSDVMAARATGFILLCSASVQEAHDFALISQAATLKARVPFMHFFDGFRTSHEIQKVELLQDDEMKVLIDGQAILAQRDRALTPDRPVLRGTAQNPDVYFQSREGANLYYEACPGIVQGVMDEFATLTGRKYKIYEYYGAADAERVIIIMGSGCETVHETVDYLTSKGQKVGVVKVRLYRPFDVQRFVEVLPKTVKSIAVLDRTKEPGSAGEPLYLDVVMAIHETSFESPLSNLKSIVGGRYGLSSKEFTPAMVRAVFENLANSKPKNHFTIGINDDVTHTSLEFNPSFSTESLQVVRAMFYGLGSDGTVGANKNSIKIIGEETDNFAQGYFVFDSKKSGSMTVSHLRFGLQPIRSTYLIEQANFIGCHHWVFLERVNVLSSAMDGAIFLLNCPYNAESVWEYLPNSVQRIIIDKKLKFYVIDASKVARESGMGGRINTIMQVCFFALAGVLPQDEAIAKIKQSIEKTYGKKGTDVVKKNLDAVDNTLANLEKVKIGSLDAPYAASIKNPLISAPEFIQETLGKIMLGEGDSLPVSALPADGIFPTGTAKWEKRNVAEFIPVWDAEVCVQCGKCAMVCPHATIRGKMYDELELNQAPATFKSTNAKDKDFAGQKFTIQVAPEDCTGCGICVDICPAKNKTQPERKAINMELQLPLREQERENWDFFLNLPNPDRTKLKLNRINQQQLQEPLFEFSGACAGCGETPYLKLLSQLFGDRALIANATGCSSIFGGNLPTTPYSTNSDGRGPAWSNNLFEDNAEFGLGFRLSVDKHAEYAKELLQRLEIADGELVSSILNAQQNTEADIWEQRERVELLKQYLATLNNTSEIQNLKSLADYLVKKSVWIVGGDGWAYDIDFGGLDHVLASGRNVNVLVMDTEVYSNTGGQSSKSTPKGAIAKFAASGKPSGKKDLGLIAMTYGHIYVGSVAMGARDEHTLKVFMEAEAYEGPSLIIAYSHCIAHGINMTTAMSNQKNLVESGRWLLYRYNPNLVKQGKNPLQIDMQQPKQAVGDSMYQENRFKMLTKSKPELAKRFLDEAQNEVNARWQMYEYLAARQLKQATK, encoded by the coding sequence ATGAATAAAAAGTTTGCAACTATTGACGGAAATGAAGCGGTTGCCCGAATTGCTTACAAGTTGAGCGAGGTGATTGCTATTTACCCAATTACTCCGTCTTCGGCTATGGGGGAGTGGACTGATACATGGTGTGCAGATAACCGTAAAAACTTGTGGGGGACAGTTCCCAGTGTGATTGAGATGCAGAGTGAGGGGGGTGCGGCTGCGGCTGCACATGGCGCTCTACAGGCTGGTTCCTTGACAACTACCTTTACCTCTTCTCAGGGGTTGTTGTTGATGATACCTAATCTCTATAAGATAGCTGGTGAACTTACTAGTATGGTAATTCACGTTGCTGCTCGTTCTTTAGCTACCCATGCACTATCCATCTTTGGTGATCATAGTGATGTGATGGCAGCTAGGGCAACAGGTTTTATACTGTTATGTTCGGCTTCGGTACAGGAAGCACATGATTTTGCTTTGATTTCTCAAGCTGCAACATTGAAAGCAAGAGTTCCATTTATGCACTTTTTTGATGGGTTTCGGACTTCCCACGAAATCCAGAAAGTGGAATTGCTACAAGATGATGAGATGAAAGTGTTGATTGATGGGCAAGCTATATTAGCACAACGCGATCGCGCTTTGACTCCAGACCGTCCTGTGCTGCGTGGTACGGCACAAAATCCGGATGTTTATTTCCAATCGCGGGAGGGTGCGAACCTCTACTATGAGGCTTGTCCAGGGATTGTACAGGGGGTGATGGATGAGTTTGCAACGCTTACTGGTAGAAAATACAAAATATATGAATACTACGGTGCTGCGGATGCCGAACGGGTAATTATTATCATGGGTTCGGGATGCGAAACAGTGCATGAAACGGTAGATTATTTAACTAGTAAGGGTCAAAAAGTCGGTGTTGTGAAGGTGCGGTTATATCGTCCTTTTGATGTGCAGAGGTTTGTGGAAGTTTTACCCAAAACTGTGAAATCTATAGCTGTTTTAGATCGAACTAAGGAACCAGGAAGTGCTGGTGAACCACTGTATTTGGATGTGGTGATGGCAATCCATGAAACTAGTTTTGAATCTCCACTTAGTAATTTAAAATCTATAGTTGGTGGACGTTACGGACTGTCTTCTAAAGAGTTTACACCTGCAATGGTGCGGGCTGTATTTGAGAATTTGGCAAACTCAAAACCCAAAAATCATTTTACTATTGGTATTAATGATGATGTTACCCATACTTCTCTAGAGTTTAATCCTAGTTTTTCCACAGAATCACTCCAGGTTGTGAGGGCAATGTTTTACGGTTTGGGTTCAGATGGAACTGTGGGTGCAAATAAGAATTCTATCAAAATTATTGGGGAAGAAACTGATAATTTTGCTCAAGGTTATTTCGTTTTCGACTCGAAAAAATCGGGTTCGATGACTGTTTCCCATCTTCGCTTTGGTTTACAGCCAATTCGTTCAACCTATTTAATTGAACAAGCTAATTTTATTGGTTGTCACCATTGGGTATTTTTAGAACGGGTAAATGTTCTGAGTAGTGCAATGGATGGGGCTATATTTCTCCTCAATTGTCCATACAATGCCGAAAGTGTTTGGGAATATTTACCAAATTCTGTTCAAAGAATAATTATTGATAAAAAACTCAAATTTTATGTCATTGATGCCAGTAAAGTAGCCCGTGAAAGTGGAATGGGGGGAAGAATCAACACAATTATGCAGGTGTGTTTCTTTGCCTTGGCTGGTGTATTACCACAGGATGAAGCTATTGCTAAAATTAAACAATCCATTGAAAAGACTTATGGGAAAAAAGGGACAGACGTTGTTAAAAAGAATTTGGATGCAGTAGATAATACGTTAGCTAATTTAGAAAAGGTAAAAATAGGCAGTTTAGATGCGCCATATGCGGCATCTATAAAAAATCCCCTAATTTCGGCACCAGAATTTATCCAGGAAACCTTGGGTAAAATTATGCTTGGTGAAGGTGATAGTTTACCTGTGAGTGCTTTACCTGCGGATGGAATTTTCCCCACGGGAACCGCGAAATGGGAAAAGCGGAATGTGGCGGAATTTATTCCTGTGTGGGATGCAGAGGTGTGTGTGCAATGCGGGAAATGTGCAATGGTTTGTCCCCACGCAACTATTCGGGGGAAGATGTATGATGAGTTGGAATTGAATCAGGCACCTGCGACTTTTAAATCCACAAATGCTAAAGATAAAGACTTTGCGGGACAAAAATTTACGATTCAGGTAGCACCAGAAGACTGTACGGGTTGCGGGATCTGCGTGGATATTTGCCCTGCCAAAAATAAAACGCAACCGGAACGCAAAGCGATTAATATGGAATTACAGTTACCTTTGCGGGAACAAGAACGAGAAAACTGGGATTTCTTCCTGAATTTGCCTAATCCCGATAGAACCAAACTGAAATTAAACCGAATTAATCAACAACAACTCCAAGAACCACTATTTGAATTTTCCGGTGCATGTGCAGGTTGTGGAGAAACACCCTACCTAAAACTATTATCTCAGCTATTTGGCGATCGCGCTTTGATTGCAAACGCCACTGGATGTTCTTCTATTTTTGGTGGTAATCTTCCCACTACTCCCTACAGTACCAATTCTGATGGCAGAGGTCCGGCTTGGAGTAATAATTTATTTGAAGATAATGCTGAATTTGGCTTGGGTTTCCGGCTATCTGTGGATAAACATGCTGAATATGCAAAGGAATTATTGCAGAGATTGGAAATTGCTGATGGTGAGTTGGTAAGTTCAATTTTGAATGCACAGCAAAATACGGAAGCTGATATTTGGGAACAGCGGGAACGGGTAGAATTATTAAAGCAATATTTGGCAACTTTAAATAACACCAGTGAAATCCAAAATCTTAAATCCCTTGCTGATTACCTCGTGAAAAAAAGCGTCTGGATTGTTGGTGGTGATGGTTGGGCTTATGATATCGATTTTGGGGGATTGGATCACGTTTTGGCAAGTGGACGCAATGTTAATGTGTTGGTAATGGATACAGAAGTTTATTCCAACACTGGGGGACAGTCTTCTAAGTCTACACCCAAAGGCGCGATCGCTAAATTTGCCGCCAGCGGTAAACCTTCGGGAAAAAAAGATTTGGGACTAATTGCCATGACTTATGGTCACATCTATGTAGGTAGTGTGGCAATGGGTGCGCGTGATGAACATACACTCAAAGTCTTCATGGAAGCCGAAGCTTACGAGGGACCATCACTAATTATTGCCTATAGTCATTGCATTGCCCACGGTATTAATATGACCACAGCCATGAGTAATCAGAAAAACTTGGTAGAATCAGGACGTTGGTTACTATATCGCTACAATCCCAACTTGGTAAAACAAGGCAAAAACCCCTTACAAATAGATATGCAGCAACCAAAACAAGCGGTGGGAGATTCAATGTATCAAGAAAACCGCTTTAAAATGCTGACAAAAAGTAAACCGGAACTTGCCAAACGTTTCCTTGATGAAGCCCAAAATGAGGTTAACGCACGTTGGCAAATGTATGAATATTTAGCAGCAAGGCAATTAAAGCAAGCTACAAAATAG
- a CDS encoding beta strand repeat-containing protein → MSNYLKDIKLPRKNNHQNVNHKQSKSYRSIVATALLAGSLFQFIAPVLAEGTAAGTSISNTATATYEDPNTPGTTINATSNTVVVSVAEVAGITVTASGVTDANGGTVAVGDVLAYTYTLTNVGNDATQFRVPNLAKTTGPGTVSGTLPNGGTPNNLQYSIDGGTTWQNITGAEVIIPSIAPGGSVLVRVPVTVQAGAQANDIITVTLGDTPGDAQNQLRSPDGGDIYTVDNADKTPGEVDGTPVNGTREASSTQQIKVASTLKTFALATILKTRSAYNNAGTTTPITDDKLTYDLSLRVESTDPTGQGITPAALTGTSIKVDSTTPANYILVSDAIPAGTDLAVAPTAPPGWQAVYTTDLLTTDANTANWKTFPLKGTDTLTSITRVGFVNKPATITSIAPGTTVNGFSIQLAVESTVTSSSLTVANIAQLFGQTPGTNAPVYDESGDQSPSNYYSDGNPATIDFPGTDTNGDGIPDTLPDTSVDDGYIDAVAPTTPETGVDTGNNNSGDGSTGGEANIFTIQAPVASAVLNGPQNKADATGPSGQTNDDFTNKSSLVPAGTAPGSTLDPSGVAFTNTVKNSGTNSSSISLLPTPPATPGDLPVDTVVTITNGSESKKYVWNGTTFVFDADGNPTTKGDQSPIDATTEYITVPNIAPGASVNYGVEINLPTGTPLSTDTGKGFPVPITAFIDDSTPGLGAEAPDARNITIDRVYTGFLQLIKVSRVLPGTGPSVGAGQDDFESTPSYTNPLTNAVIDPNAGVTDVARKPAPGNIIEYQIRYKNISDAQSGTGNVILNADKVVITEDGTLSTTPNDGKNNWAKDNDGSGQIDTSNIVGSAKDSGASTIQFYSGNPATSSGIDQTGTTVSTDVTKYVNTVTVQVAPGIQRTFTFQRKVN, encoded by the coding sequence ATGAGCAACTACCTAAAAGACATAAAACTCCCTAGAAAAAACAACCATCAAAACGTGAATCACAAACAATCAAAATCTTACCGTTCAATAGTTGCAACAGCATTACTTGCTGGCAGCCTATTCCAATTTATTGCACCTGTATTAGCCGAAGGTACCGCTGCGGGTACATCCATCAGCAACACAGCAACAGCTACTTACGAAGATCCCAACACCCCAGGGACAACTATCAATGCCACTTCCAATACAGTCGTTGTTAGCGTCGCAGAAGTTGCTGGTATCACTGTCACTGCATCTGGAGTCACAGATGCCAATGGTGGTACTGTTGCAGTTGGTGATGTACTCGCATACACCTATACTTTGACCAACGTCGGTAACGACGCAACCCAATTCCGGGTTCCTAACTTAGCGAAAACAACAGGTCCAGGAACAGTTTCCGGCACGTTACCAAATGGTGGTACACCCAACAATCTGCAATACAGCATTGATGGTGGCACAACTTGGCAAAATATCACTGGTGCTGAGGTAATCATACCCTCCATTGCCCCTGGTGGTAGTGTATTAGTTCGTGTACCAGTTACCGTCCAAGCTGGTGCTCAAGCCAATGACATCATTACCGTTACCCTAGGTGACACCCCCGGTGATGCTCAGAACCAACTAAGAAGTCCAGATGGTGGTGACATTTATACTGTAGATAACGCTGATAAAACCCCTGGTGAAGTAGATGGTACACCAGTTAACGGTACTCGTGAAGCTAGTTCAACTCAGCAAATTAAGGTTGCTTCGACGCTGAAGACATTCGCTTTAGCCACCATTCTTAAAACTCGCAGTGCTTACAACAATGCTGGTACAACAACCCCCATTACAGATGACAAACTCACCTACGATTTGAGTTTACGGGTTGAGTCCACTGACCCCACAGGACAAGGAATTACCCCAGCAGCTTTGACAGGTACAAGCATTAAAGTTGATAGTACAACTCCTGCCAACTATATCTTAGTTTCTGATGCCATTCCTGCGGGTACAGATTTGGCAGTAGCACCAACCGCACCTCCTGGTTGGCAAGCAGTCTACACTACCGACTTGCTTACAACTGATGCTAATACAGCTAATTGGAAGACTTTCCCATTAAAAGGCACTGACACTCTGACAAGTATAACTCGTGTTGGTTTCGTCAATAAGCCAGCGACTATTACTTCCATCGCTCCCGGTACAACGGTGAATGGCTTCTCGATTCAGTTAGCCGTTGAATCAACTGTAACTTCATCATCATTAACCGTTGCTAATATTGCCCAATTATTTGGTCAAACACCTGGTACCAACGCCCCAGTATACGACGAATCGGGTGACCAAAGCCCTAGCAACTATTACAGTGACGGAAACCCGGCTACTATCGATTTTCCCGGAACAGATACCAATGGTGATGGTATTCCTGATACCTTACCTGATACTAGCGTTGATGATGGCTACATTGATGCCGTAGCACCAACAACTCCTGAAACTGGTGTTGACACAGGTAACAACAACAGTGGTGATGGATCAACAGGTGGTGAAGCAAACATCTTCACGATTCAAGCACCTGTGGCTTCAGCAGTACTCAATGGTCCTCAGAACAAGGCAGATGCTACCGGTCCATCAGGTCAAACTAACGATGACTTCACTAACAAATCTTCCCTAGTACCAGCAGGTACAGCCCCTGGTTCCACATTAGATCCATCAGGTGTTGCCTTCACCAACACAGTTAAAAATAGCGGTACTAACTCCAGCAGTATTTCGCTTCTTCCCACACCACCCGCAACTCCTGGCGATTTACCAGTGGATACCGTAGTTACGATTACGAACGGATCAGAATCTAAGAAATATGTCTGGAATGGAACGACTTTTGTGTTTGATGCTGATGGCAATCCAACAACAAAAGGTGACCAATCACCAATCGATGCAACTACTGAATACATCACGGTTCCCAATATTGCACCAGGTGCAAGCGTGAACTACGGTGTGGAAATTAATTTACCGACAGGTACCCCATTATCTACCGACACAGGAAAAGGCTTCCCCGTACCCATTACAGCATTCATAGATGATTCGACACCTGGTCTGGGTGCTGAAGCTCCAGATGCGAGGAACATCACCATAGATCGCGTTTACACTGGCTTCTTACAACTAATTAAAGTGTCAAGAGTCTTGCCAGGTACTGGTCCATCTGTTGGTGCAGGTCAAGATGACTTTGAATCTACACCAAGTTACACAAATCCCCTCACCAACGCTGTTATTGACCCGAACGCAGGAGTTACTGATGTAGCCAGAAAACCTGCTCCAGGCAATATCATTGAGTACCAAATCAGATACAAAAATATTTCTGATGCTCAATCTGGAACTGGTAACGTAATTCTCAATGCTGACAAAGTTGTAATTACTGAAGATGGTACCCTGAGTACAACCCCGAATGATGGTAAGAATAACTGGGCGAAAGACAACGATGGTAGCGGTCAAATTGATACTAGCAATATCGTTGGTTCAGCGAAAGATTCTGGAGCTTCAACGATTCAATTCTACAGTGGTAATCCAGCTACTAGTTCTGGTATCGACCAAACTGGAACCACAGTCAGTACTGATGTGACCAAATATGTAAACACAGTTACTGTTCAGGTAGCACCTGGCATCCAAAGAACATTTACTTTCCAACGCAAGGTTAATTAA
- a CDS encoding DUF11 domain-containing protein: MKRSSLLGLGAVAFIAIAPVIAQVPAAKNFFQSGVNAQNVQKQQQVNLQLDAEKQVVAQDQQGKQTKTWLALKGQAKVQPGDVLRYTITGENISDKQVKNLTINQPIPQGMEFVLKSASADDKSNSKVTYSIDGGRNFVENPTVQVTLPDGKVATKPAPANAYTHLRMKVSSVEAKSVVKGSYQVKVK; encoded by the coding sequence ATGAAACGTAGTTCATTGTTAGGATTAGGAGCAGTTGCATTCATCGCTATTGCACCTGTAATTGCTCAAGTCCCCGCAGCTAAAAATTTTTTCCAGTCGGGTGTAAACGCGCAAAACGTTCAAAAACAACAGCAAGTAAATTTACAACTTGATGCTGAGAAACAAGTTGTTGCTCAAGATCAACAAGGTAAGCAAACAAAGACTTGGCTGGCTTTAAAGGGTCAAGCTAAAGTGCAGCCTGGAGATGTATTACGTTACACAATTACTGGCGAAAACATCAGCGACAAACAAGTTAAAAACTTAACTATTAATCAACCAATTCCTCAAGGTATGGAATTTGTATTGAAGTCTGCAAGTGCAGATGATAAAAGTAATTCAAAAGTTACTTATAGCATCGATGGTGGACGTAATTTTGTCGAAAATCCAACCGTGCAAGTAACTCTTCCCGACGGCAAAGTTGCAACCAAACCAGCACCTGCAAATGCTTATACCCACCTGCGAATGAAGGTTTCATCTGTGGAAGCAAAGAGTGTTGTTAAAGGTAGCTATCAAGTCAAGGTTAAATAA
- a CDS encoding DUF11 domain-containing protein, whose protein sequence is MNRRQHQKRRYLGKYLDRKWLQKVTTTLLIGSVFHGSTGITNAQQIETKTSLPLLNNQASYSYSDPASKFTFQGTSAQIDTSPIPLVDPLGRILGCGGELLPDYTGFSVGMYEANPNDPTGTELGNLVPLTRTELPDIQNNGVPAGLKPNIENSNPYFVTNQEPKGTYNFLFDPNKNQIAPGKTYILVVNPPKDSIFTQRRIKLQIVDSTGGIGNNIVRYIATSLDGQPITTTGGTNFTDTIAFVPNAETVGLDLLAFQFTTGMCKPEQVQIVKSGDRATAEPGDTAIYRLSVKNLSDVALNNVVATDNLPLGFNFISKSVRGEINGQAVNVTAERQGSTVTFRTDTAIPQGLVLNIAYAAQLTSDAVRGDGRNSAIVNAQRADNGFASKDGPAIHQLKIRPGITSDCGTVIGRVFVDKNFDGEQQAGEPGIPNAVIYMQDGNRITTDPNGLYSVANVKPGSHTGVLDLSSLPGYTLAPNTKFKERNSQSRLVRLEPGGTVRMNFAVTPTFQEEGK, encoded by the coding sequence GTGAACCGTCGGCAACACCAAAAACGAAGATATTTAGGAAAATATCTCGATAGAAAATGGTTGCAAAAGGTAACTACAACGTTATTAATTGGTAGTGTTTTTCATGGTTCTACAGGTATAACAAACGCCCAGCAGATAGAAACAAAAACTTCCTTGCCTTTACTTAATAATCAAGCCAGTTACTCTTATAGCGATCCTGCCAGTAAATTTACATTTCAAGGCACATCTGCTCAGATAGATACCAGTCCAATACCCTTGGTTGATCCATTAGGACGCATTTTAGGATGTGGTGGTGAACTTTTACCAGATTACACAGGTTTTTCTGTCGGCATGTATGAAGCAAATCCCAATGATCCGACGGGAACTGAGTTAGGTAATTTGGTTCCTCTGACGCGAACTGAGTTACCCGATATTCAAAATAATGGTGTTCCGGCTGGACTCAAACCTAATATCGAAAATAGTAATCCTTATTTTGTGACTAACCAGGAACCTAAAGGTACCTATAACTTTTTATTCGACCCTAATAAAAATCAAATTGCTCCTGGTAAGACTTATATTTTGGTAGTTAATCCACCAAAAGATTCGATTTTCACTCAACGACGCATCAAGCTGCAAATTGTTGATAGTACAGGTGGAATTGGTAATAATATTGTTCGATATATTGCTACTTCCCTTGATGGTCAACCAATTACCACTACTGGTGGTACAAACTTCACGGATACTATAGCTTTCGTTCCGAATGCGGAAACTGTGGGACTCGATTTATTAGCATTCCAATTTACAACGGGAATGTGTAAACCAGAACAGGTGCAAATTGTCAAATCTGGGGATAGAGCAACTGCGGAACCTGGTGATACAGCAATTTATCGTCTTTCGGTGAAAAATCTTTCTGATGTTGCTTTAAATAATGTTGTTGCTACTGACAATTTACCTTTGGGATTCAATTTTATCTCAAAATCGGTACGAGGCGAAATTAACGGTCAAGCTGTCAATGTGACGGCAGAACGTCAAGGTTCAACGGTGACATTCCGTACTGATACCGCAATTCCCCAGGGTCTGGTATTAAATATTGCCTATGCGGCGCAACTTACAAGCGATGCTGTACGGGGAGATGGTAGGAACAGTGCAATCGTCAATGCACAACGTGCAGATAATGGTTTTGCTTCTAAGGATGGTCCAGCAATACATCAGTTAAAAATTAGACCAGGAATCACATCAGATTGCGGTACTGTTATCGGTCGTGTGTTTGTTGATAAAAATTTTGATGGTGAGCAGCAAGCAGGGGAGCCAGGAATACCAAATGCGGTAATTTATATGCAAGATGGGAACCGTATTACTACTGACCCAAATGGCTTGTATTCTGTAGCCAATGTTAAACCAGGGAGTCATACGGGAGTTTTAGATTTAAGTAGTCTTCCCGGTTATACCCTCGCACCTAATACCAAATTTAAAGAACGTAATAGCCAATCGCGTTTGGTGCGGTTGGAACCAGGTGGAACGGTACGCATGAATTTTGCAGTCACCCCCACTTTCCAGGAGGAAGGAAAATGA